In Kryptolebias marmoratus isolate JLee-2015 linkage group LG22, ASM164957v2, whole genome shotgun sequence, a single window of DNA contains:
- the fbxo5 gene encoding F-box only protein 5, producing the protein MEKRNNTAEKSSAAAEESKMLHLKAALFKDSSFAKPQSPPTEATTVLFSAKNNTSADHNKENTSRDLDRTQDDCFEDSGYLSLQNSQIDHIFEGEDFHTLGKPTALLHSAAAHEEKTILLNKSPSKSQGGTRASLPLFLEGAATPVDRSKRKTAAALSSTPSNQHGDPNLPILKFEQAVCERLSENFKKNKKYDWSIVQEVANEHLLDRVIGRNMGLEYVDMFESLLSRSMKTILNNVLSLLGDLDLISCKKVSKTWKRIICEDKAASRRCLLAEQQLRESSRSSRKENSGLTRDVAVSRVVLSCMQSLASSNTPSSSSSTDQSCRIRRLAATSQKSNTPNSQCSRFNEYVQAASRLKQHESLRQCSRCWSPAAHLPEVQRATCTRSSCRFDFCTRCQEAFHGSSPCRVVQPKSHFTACKTSTVAPCSARSKRNTRRL; encoded by the exons ATGGAGAAGAGGAACAACACCGCGGAGAaaagctctgctgctgcagaggagtCCAAGATGCTTCATCTCAAAGCTGCCCTGTTTAAAGACTCCAGCTTTGCCAAACCCCAGAGTCCACCCACAGAAGCGACGACGGTGTTATTCTCGGCCAAGAACAACACCAGTGCAGatcacaacaaagaaaacacgaGCAGGGATCTTGACAGGACCCAGGACGACTGCTTTGAGGATAGCGGCTATTTATCTTTGCAAAACAGTCAGATTGACCATATTTTTGAAGGCGAGGACTTCCACACGCTGGGGAAGCCGACTGCACTGCTGCATTCTGCTGCGGCACATGAAGAAAAGACTATTTTATTGAATAAGTCCCCTTCTAAAAGCCAAGGTGGCACAAGGGCCAGTCTTCCGTTGTTTCTGGAAGGTGCCGCTACTCCTGTGGATCGCTCGAAAAGAAAGACAGCCGCAGCGCTATCATCCACCCCCTCCAACCAACACGGCGACCCCAATTTACCTATCTTGAAGTTTGAGCAGGCTGTGTGTGAAAGGCTTTCTGAGAACTTCAAAAAGAATAAGAA GTATGACTGGAGCATTGTCCAAGAGGTTGCGAATGAGCATCTTTTGGATCGTGTGATTGGACGCAACATGGGCTTGGAGTACGTTGATATGTTTGAATCTTTGTTGTCCAGGAGCATGAAGACTATCTTAAACAATGTCCTGTCTTTGCTGGGAGATCTGGACCTCATCAG ttgTAAGAAGGTGAGCAAAACATGGAAAAGAATCATCTGTGAAGATAAAGCAGCCTCCAGAAGGTGTCTGCTAGCTGAGCAGCAACTCAGG GAGTCTAGCAGATCTTCGAGGAAGGAGAACTCTGGTCTCACGAGAGACGTAGCTGTGTCCAGGGTGGTACTGTCCTGCATGCAGAGTCTGGCCTCTTCAAACACTCCATCTTCATCGTCTTCCACCGATCAAAGCTGCAGAATCCGTAGACTCGCCGCTACCTCACAAAAGAGCAACACGCCAAATTCTCAGTGTTCTCGTTTCAATGAATATGTGCAG GCTGCCAGCCGACTGAAGCAGCACGAGTCTCTGCGCCAGTGCAGCCGCTGTTGGTCGCCGGCAGCCCATCTGCCCGAAGTTCAGAGGGCAACATGCACGCGCTCCAGCTGTCGTTTCGACTTCTGCACCCGCTGTCAGGAAGCTTTTCACGGCTCAAGCCCCTGCCGAGTGGTGCAACCCAAATCGCACTTTACCGCCTGCAAGACGTCCACGGTCGCTCCCTGTAGCGCTCGCAGCAAAAGAAACACCAGGCGCTTGTGA
- the vip gene encoding VIP peptides, with product MCKAMVQRSGPHLLLLIALCSVLYSRTLSLPYTSMRPTRHADGLFTSGYSKLLGQLSARRYLESLIGKRVSDDVMEEPVKRHSDAIFTDNYSRFRKQMAVKKYLNSVLTGKRSLEDPGNSKPEEFRDEPNTFQESYDDINIDHLLNNFQLPL from the exons AT GTGTAAAGCTATGGTACAACGGTCCGGCCCCCACCTGCTTCTCCTAATAGCCCTGTGCAGTGTGTTATACTCCCGGACTTTGAGTCTACCTTACACATCCATGAG ACCGACGAGACATGCAGACGGTCTGTTCACCAGTGGATACAGCAAACTCCTGGGACAGCTTTCAGCGCGGAGGTACCTGGAGTCTCTGATCGGGAAGCGGGTCAG TGATGATGTGATGGAGGAGCCGGTGAAGCGCCACTCAGATGCCATCTTTACAGACAACTACAGCCGCTTCCGAAAACAGATGGCAGTCAAGAAGTATCTGAACTCTGTCTTAACCGGAAAGAGAAG CCTAGAAGATCCTGGTAACAGCAAGCCAGAGGAGTTCAGAGACGAACCCAACACCTTCCAGGAGAGCTACGATGACATCAACATAGATCACCTTCTAAACAACTTTCAGCTG CCGCTTTGA